The following are encoded in a window of Magnolia sinica isolate HGM2019 chromosome 11, MsV1, whole genome shotgun sequence genomic DNA:
- the LOC131218036 gene encoding uncharacterized protein LOC131218036 codes for MRQQRRLIGSSSVPLPPVGSLNLLSDSWDFHTDRILPFLTKNADFMVMSIIGPTSVGKSTILSELYGFNESSPGMLPPFTMQSEETRALDRHCTMEIELRISAERLILLDTQPLFSPSILAEMIRPDGLSSVFVLNGESLLADLAHELMGIQLGVFLVSISHVLLVVSEGVHDINMWHLMLTIDLLKHDISDLSLLTTSHSQGSNLGQDKKENKDIL; via the coding sequence ATGCGGCAGCAGCGAAGACTAATCGGTAGTTCTTCGGTCCCGCTCCCGCCCGTTGGATCCCTCAATCTCCTCTCTGATTCTTGGGATTTCCACACCGATCGGATCCTCCCTTTCCTAACTAAAAATGCCGATTTCATGGTCATGAGCATCATTGGTCCGACCAGTGTTGGCAAATCGACAATACTAAGCGAGCTTTATGGATTCAATGAGAGCTCTCCTGGAATGCTCCCACCTTTTACAATGCAGTCGGAAGAAACACGAGCATTGGATAGGCATTGTACAATGGAAATTGAACTTAGGATTTCTGCTGAAAGGCTAATTCTTCTTGATACCCAACCTTTATTCAGCCCTTCTATTCTAGCTGAGATGATTAGACCTGATGGCTTGTCTTCAGTTTTTGTATTAAATGGTGAATCCCTGTTAGCTGACCTGGCTCATGAATTGATGGGTATTCAGCTTGGTGTTTTCCTGGTATCCATTAGTCATGTTTTACTGGTGGTATCAGAGGGAGTTCATGATATTAATATGTGGCATCTGATGTTGACGATTGACTTATTGAAGCATGACATATCAGATCTTTCTCTGTTAACAACGTCCCATTCTCAGGGTTCCAATCTAGGGCAAGACAAGAAGGAAAATAAAGATATCTTGTAG